One segment of Erigeron canadensis isolate Cc75 chromosome 2, C_canadensis_v1, whole genome shotgun sequence DNA contains the following:
- the LOC122587599 gene encoding uncharacterized protein LOC122587599 — MDIKLAVWNIRGMNNSAKQNEAIKLMRNGKLQVCTFIETHLKLNTIQKAGNKFFGSWEWVSNVQITPTCYRILTRWNPNTVNLMVIDSSKQSLLCSIEVFSSRINFFCSFIYASNNGSERKSLWRELGLQKQFVGNSPWVLMGDFNVTLDMNEHSSGGSYRTIEMQDFQDAVNFLEIEDIRSTGFNFTWTKSLKNSKCSVLKKLDGIMFNEEFQKCFQAHGEFLPYSVYDHSPAELIILGGHGKKARSFRFSNFVADKEEFKEIVSTEWDDGIHAYHIYKLTQNLKKLKKPLNELSWSYGNIFEKVNELKEKLSKAQEAVDKDPHNEDFRVESANALNMYMEAANDEVKLLQQKAKIQWMKDGDRNTTYFHGILKARKHKNRVESICDEEGRRFEGQEVAEQFVKHFEQFLGRTDNVVPIMEGIFDKVLKFEGALHMIRPVTDSELKDAMFSIGSNKASGPDGYTSAFFYESMGHYGCKSVFGY, encoded by the coding sequence atggaTATTAAATTGGCAGTTTGGAATATTAGAGGAATGAATAATAGTGCTAAACAGAATGAAGCTATTAAGTTGATGAGGAATGGGAAGCTGCAAGTGTGTACTTTTATTGAAACACATTTAAAGCTGAACACAATCCAGAAAGCTGGGAATAAATTTTTTGGAAGTTGGGAGTGGGTTTCAAATGTGCAGATCACTCCAACTTGTTACAGAATATTAACTCGTTGGAACCCAAATACTGTCAACCTGATGGTTATTGACTCTTCCAAGCAGTCTCTTCTCTGCAGTATTGAGGTATTTTCTAgtagaataaattttttttgcagTTTTATTTATGCTAGTAATAATGGTAGTGAAAGGAAAAGTTTATGGAGAGAACTAGGATTACAAAAACAGTTTGTTGGTAATAGTCCTTGGGTGTTGATGGGAGACTTTAATGTCACTCTGGACATGAATGAACATTCTAGTGGGGGCTCTTATAGAACTATAGAAATGCAAGATTTTCAAGATGCTGTCAATTTTCTGGAAATTGAGGATATTAGAAGCACTGGTTTTAACTTTACTTGGACTAAATCTTTGAAGAATAGCAAGTGTTCAGTTCTTAAGAAGCTTGACGGAATCATGTTTAATGAAGAATTCCAGAAATGTTTTCAAGCTCATGGTGAGTTTCTGCCTTATAGTGTATATGATCATAGTCCAGCAGAATTAATAATTTTGGGTGGTCATGGTAAAAAGGCAAGATCCTTTAGATTTTCTAACTTTGTTGCTGACAAAGAAGAATTTAAGGAGATTGTTAGTACAGAGTGGGATGATGGTATTCATGCGTATCATATATACAAGCTTACCCAGAATTTAAAGAAGCTGAAAAAGCCTTTAAACGAATTGAGCTGGAGTTATGGGAATATCTTTGAGAAAGTGAATGAGTTGAAGGAAAAATTGTCTAAAGCTCAAGAGGCGGTTGACAAGGACCCACATAATGAGGATTTTAGGGTGGAATCAGCTAATGCTTTAAATATGTATATGGAGGCTGCAAATGATGAGGTTAAATTGCTGCAACAAAAAGCTAAGATTCAATGGATGAAAGACGGTGACAGGAATACAACATATTTCCATGGAATTTTGAAAGctagaaaacataaaaatagaGTTGAAAGTATATGTGATGAAGAAGGGAGAAGATTTGAAGGTCAGGAAGTTGCAGAACAGTTTGTTAAACATTTTGAGCAATTTCTGGGAAGAACTGACAATGTAGTACCAATTATGGAGGGAATCTTTGATAAAGTCCTGAAGTTTGAAGGAGCTTTGCATATGATTAGGCCAGTTACTGACTCTGAATTAAAAGATGCAATGTTCAGTATTGGTAGCAATAAAGCTTCTGGCCCTGATGGATACACATCTGCATTTTTTTATGAAAGCATGGGACATTATGGGTGTAAGAGTGTGTTTGGCTATTAA